The following DNA comes from Serpentinimonas raichei.
GGGCACCGGGTCGCAGCCGCCCTCGCACCACGGGTGACAGCGCGCCAGCCGGCGCAGCGTCAGGTAGCCGCCGCCGAGTGCGCCGTGCTGGCGCAGGGCTTGCAGGCTGTAGCCGGAACAAGAGGGCTCGAAGCGGCAATTGGGGCCCAGCCAAGGGCTGAGCAGCAGCTGGTAG
Coding sequences within:
- the yidD gene encoding membrane protein insertion efficiency factor YidD produces the protein MRNWPQGLLIGLVRGYQLLLSPWLGPNCRFEPSCSGYSLQALRQHGALGGGYLTLRRLARCHPWCEGGCDPVPEQWARPFSSLLSTPRSRKKPS